A window of the Pyrodictium abyssi genome harbors these coding sequences:
- a CDS encoding phosphoribosylformylglycinamidine cyclo-ligase — MPRDSSGTGRGLSYRDAGVDLDASEVLHGLASRLLAGRREAYTSSIELHGRELVLHVDGVGTKTLVLERLGRLRVAGWDCVVMNTNDVACDAARPVALVDYIAMPRADEHVFREILEGVREAAEATGALLLGGETAILPGLAQGVDVVCTVLALREPGWRGNRVRPGDVLVGLESNGLHANGYSLARRIALERLGGYNVVVDGLDLAEELAKPVRDYTGFLLEAWSRGLLTAAAHITGGAFTKMRRILPQGAAAVMEMPEPPRVFQVLVEAGGVEPSEAYRVWNMGVGLVVATPRDSLDELLSLAKRHGHRAHVLGRVEQAGAAEPRIILDTVYGRITY; from the coding sequence TTGCCCCGGGACAGTAGTGGTACCGGGAGGGGTCTGAGCTACCGGGACGCCGGGGTGGACCTCGACGCTAGCGAGGTGCTCCACGGCCTGGCATCCAGGCTGCTAGCCGGCCGCCGAGAGGCATACACGTCGTCCATAGAGCTGCACGGGCGGGAGCTAGTACTCCACGTGGACGGTGTCGGCACCAAGACGCTCGTGCTGGAGAGGCTCGGAAGGCTGCGCGTAGCCGGCTGGGACTGCGTGGTGATGAACACGAACGATGTCGCGTGCGACGCGGCTCGCCCGGTAGCCCTTGTAGACTACATAGCCATGCCGCGGGCCGACGAGCATGTGTTCCGCGAGATACTCGAAGGCGTCAGGGAGGCTGCAGAGGCAACCGGCGCTCTGCTCCTCGGCGGGGAGACAGCGATACTCCCAGGCCTCGCCCAGGGAGTAGACGTAGTCTGCACGGTCCTCGCCCTGCGCGAGCCAGGCTGGCGGGGCAACCGCGTCCGCCCAGGCGACGTGCTGGTAGGCCTCGAGAGCAACGGGCTGCACGCCAACGGCTATAGCCTGGCTAGGAGGATAGCCCTGGAGCGGCTAGGCGGCTACAACGTGGTGGTAGACGGCCTGGACCTCGCCGAGGAGCTGGCCAAGCCCGTGAGGGACTACACAGGGTTCCTCCTCGAGGCCTGGAGCCGGGGCTTGCTTACCGCGGCCGCCCACATCACCGGCGGGGCCTTCACAAAGATGCGGCGCATCCTCCCGCAGGGCGCGGCAGCAGTGATGGAGATGCCGGAGCCGCCACGGGTGTTCCAGGTCCTAGTGGAGGCCGGCGGCGTGGAGCCCAGCGAGGCCTACCGGGTATGGAACATGGGTGTAGGACTAGTAGTAGCAACGCCCAGGGACAGCCTAGACGAGCTACTCAGCCTAGCCAAGCGGCACGGCCACCGGGCTCACGTGCTCGGCAGGGTCGAGCAAGCCGGGGCCGCCGAGCCGAGGATAATACTTGACACGGTTTACGGCCGCATAACGTACTAG
- a CDS encoding PIN domain-containing protein, with product MRIFVDSSVILAFLAGQDQRAYRIIEKVEDHAITGYINAIVVNEVIYGYLRLATGLSSKRIRQLLAKETRSSSR from the coding sequence ATGAGGATATTCGTGGATTCTAGTGTGATCTTGGCTTTCCTGGCAGGCCAGGACCAGCGGGCCTACAGGATTATCGAGAAGGTTGAAGACCACGCTATTACCGGCTACATTAACGCCATAGTAGTGAATGAGGTTATCTATGGCTATCTAAGACTAGCCACCGGGCTTAGCTCGAAGAGAATAAGACAGCTGCTTGCAAAAGAGACGAGAAGCTCATCACGCTGA
- a CDS encoding antitoxin family protein has product MPRVIRARYENGVLKPLEPLEMKEGEEVVIVLKAGEGSLAQKFYGIVRKHRPKLTRSEFLEVIEEIENEDIRGF; this is encoded by the coding sequence TTGCCCAGAGTCATAAGAGCAAGGTATGAGAACGGTGTGCTCAAACCACTAGAACCATTGGAGATGAAGGAAGGAGAGGAGGTGGTGATTGTCCTAAAGGCCGGCGAAGGCTCCCTCGCCCAGAAGTTCTACGGTATTGTGAGGAAGCATAGACCAAAGCTGACAAGGAGCGAGTTCCTGGAGGTTATTGAGGAGATAGAGAATGAGGATATTCGTGGATTCTAG
- the hepT gene encoding type VII toxin-antitoxin system HepT family RNase toxin: MRPGVARRVDRILKAIERLDRVAEMGLEELMERDLAPLLEREVEVVIQGLLDIGCYIVSVMGWEPPGSYSEVGAVLARHGVLSRGEGELLAQLARLRNVIVHVYADIDYELLLEHARRLRSDARRLLSRLLGYMEEKGLDP, encoded by the coding sequence TTGAGGCCTGGTGTTGCACGTAGAGTGGATAGAATCCTGAAGGCTATCGAGCGGCTCGACCGTGTAGCCGAGATGGGCCTTGAGGAGCTTATGGAGAGGGACTTGGCTCCTCTGCTGGAGCGCGAGGTCGAGGTGGTTATTCAGGGGCTGCTGGATATCGGGTGCTACATAGTCTCCGTTATGGGCTGGGAGCCTCCGGGCAGCTACAGCGAGGTGGGCGCTGTACTCGCCCGCCACGGGGTGCTAAGCCGTGGCGAGGGCGAGCTACTAGCGCAGCTTGCCCGCCTACGCAACGTGATAGTGCATGTATACGCCGATATAGACTACGAGCTTCTGCTAGAGCATGCTCGGAGGCTCCGCAGCGACGCCCGAAGGCTGCTCAGCAGGCTCCTAGGCTACATGGAGGAGAAGGGGCTAGACCCCTAG
- a CDS encoding radical SAM protein produces the protein MHSTGTGVLRRCSLCGREALVSTSIGVCARCLRERPQEALALVRRRRMEWRARYGLPPAPPRDPEGVPCRLCVNECQIPRGGRGYCGVWANRDGRLEPLAGRGRLLVFTYLDPHPTNCVAEPVCPAATSRGYPRYTFTRGVEKGFYNLAVFAGGCPLDCLFCQNPEHKAMVARGRLEPRYVRSVEDLVEEALDPRVTCICFFGGDPTPQMPVLIEASRRALQRARGRGLPLRVCWETDGLANPAVFREAARLSLESGGVVKIDWKAWSPGVYEALTGVDGHRALERLRENTRTTAEMAAGRPEPPLLVVSMLLVPGYVDAEEVRGVAGYIAGLMEEYGVNIPMVLLAFHPDHRMLDLPPTSRRHALEAKRAALEAGVREVYLGNTWLLGDHY, from the coding sequence ATGCACTCTACGGGGACGGGGGTCCTGCGCCGCTGCAGCCTCTGTGGCAGGGAGGCCCTCGTCTCGACCTCCATCGGTGTATGCGCCCGGTGTCTCCGCGAGAGGCCCCAGGAGGCGCTAGCGCTCGTCCGCCGGAGGCGCATGGAGTGGCGGGCCCGCTACGGGCTCCCGCCAGCTCCGCCCCGCGACCCGGAGGGGGTCCCGTGTAGGCTCTGCGTGAACGAGTGCCAGATCCCCCGCGGGGGACGAGGCTACTGCGGGGTATGGGCCAACAGAGATGGGCGCTTGGAGCCACTGGCGGGGCGTGGCCGGCTCCTAGTGTTCACGTACCTCGACCCGCACCCTACGAACTGCGTGGCTGAGCCGGTGTGCCCCGCGGCGACGAGCCGCGGCTACCCGCGCTACACGTTCACCCGTGGCGTCGAGAAAGGGTTCTACAACCTCGCCGTGTTCGCGGGCGGGTGTCCGCTCGACTGCCTCTTCTGCCAGAACCCCGAGCACAAGGCCATGGTTGCCCGGGGCCGGCTCGAGCCCCGGTACGTGAGGAGCGTAGAGGACCTCGTGGAGGAGGCGCTGGACCCCAGGGTGACATGTATATGCTTCTTCGGCGGCGACCCAACGCCGCAGATGCCCGTGCTGATAGAGGCCTCGCGAAGAGCGCTCCAGCGGGCTAGGGGCCGCGGGCTGCCCCTAAGGGTGTGCTGGGAGACCGACGGCCTGGCCAACCCGGCTGTGTTCCGCGAGGCTGCCCGGCTCAGTCTCGAGAGCGGCGGAGTAGTGAAGATCGACTGGAAGGCCTGGAGCCCCGGGGTATACGAGGCACTGACCGGCGTGGACGGCCACCGGGCCCTAGAGAGGCTCCGCGAGAACACCAGGACCACCGCAGAGATGGCCGCCGGGAGGCCGGAGCCCCCGCTCCTCGTGGTGAGTATGCTCCTCGTCCCGGGCTACGTCGACGCTGAGGAGGTCAGGGGCGTGGCAGGCTACATAGCGGGCCTCATGGAGGAGTATGGCGTGAACATCCCCATGGTGCTGCTGGCCTTCCACCCGGACCACCGGATGCTGGACCTCCCGCCTACGAGCCGCCGCCACGCCCTAGAGGCCAAGAGGGCAGCACTAGAGGCCGGCGTACGAGAAGTCTACCTGGGCAACACATGGCTCCTCGGAGACCACTACTAG
- a CDS encoding PIN domain-containing protein: MTLIRNEVEPILGLFIALPITSEPREIIEVTERYGLMLADSIIALTCKYQGIDTMATLDRDFERIPWLRVIP; this comes from the coding sequence ATCACGCTGATAAGAAACGAAGTAGAACCCATACTGGGGCTGTTCATAGCCCTGCCTATAACGTCGGAGCCTCGTGAGATAATCGAGGTCACCGAAAGGTACGGCCTCATGCTCGCAGACTCTATAATCGCATTGACATGTAAGTACCAAGGGATAGACACTATGGCGACGCTTGACCGGGACTTTGAGCGTATCCCGTGGCTTAGAGTCATCCCGTAG
- a CDS encoding ATP-binding protein: MVVRFVDRVAELSVLQGFAERGAGVPIYLYGPEGCGKTRLLRELVSRLEGARDYLVVYVDALEERDPGRAVRGSEELRRLLLDAVRGAAGGPLGVLLAYAVTRVVSSLERRLVEGRHVVVIVDDVARPLGLERLEAYVKSLLRLVEYDLAELYPASVLVVASTSEGLSLERLRRHPTWVSLRLLWGLPRSAFHELATGLGAPDTGVAEEAWRLTGGNPRALIQIATVYMWDIDAWLRGLDASLAAPLVAEARARGLLHALQRVVADPDSIVAEADPALQQVARLLLKNNLIVYKAVATLTGETIPADPGLGIGSYYAWQLPAYRELLRRRLGEAGG; encoded by the coding sequence GTGGTAGTCAGGTTCGTGGACCGTGTTGCCGAGCTATCCGTCCTCCAGGGGTTTGCTGAGCGCGGTGCTGGTGTGCCCATCTACCTCTACGGCCCAGAGGGCTGTGGCAAGACGCGGCTGCTGCGTGAGCTTGTCTCGAGGCTAGAGGGGGCGCGGGACTACCTCGTAGTCTATGTTGACGCCCTGGAGGAGAGGGACCCTGGCAGGGCTGTCCGGGGCTCGGAGGAGCTGCGGCGCCTACTGCTCGACGCAGTCCGCGGTGCCGCCGGGGGCCCGCTTGGCGTGCTCCTGGCCTACGCTGTTACCCGCGTCGTGTCTAGCCTTGAGCGGCGGCTCGTCGAGGGCAGACACGTAGTCGTCATAGTGGATGACGTGGCCCGGCCGCTGGGCCTCGAGAGGCTCGAGGCTTATGTGAAGAGCCTTCTCCGGCTAGTAGAGTACGACCTAGCCGAGCTGTATCCCGCCTCGGTGCTAGTCGTAGCCTCTACGAGCGAGGGGCTAAGCCTGGAGAGGCTACGGCGCCACCCTACGTGGGTTTCGCTACGGCTTCTCTGGGGCCTGCCCCGCAGTGCTTTCCACGAGCTCGCCACGGGCCTCGGGGCCCCGGATACGGGTGTTGCCGAGGAGGCGTGGAGGCTTACTGGGGGCAACCCCCGGGCCCTAATACAGATAGCTACGGTCTACATGTGGGACATCGACGCCTGGCTGAGGGGCCTCGACGCCAGCCTAGCCGCGCCCCTGGTAGCAGAGGCGAGGGCACGTGGGCTGCTGCACGCCCTCCAGCGGGTAGTCGCGGACCCAGACAGCATAGTAGCCGAGGCGGACCCGGCTCTCCAGCAGGTGGCCCGGCTCCTTCTCAAGAACAACCTCATCGTGTACAAGGCGGTAGCAACGCTGACGGGGGAAACCATACCGGCTGACCCCGGGCTGGGGATTGGCAGCTACTACGCGTGGCAGCTACCGGCGTACCGCGAGCTGTTGAGGAGGCGGCTCGGGGAAGCCGGGGGCTAG
- a CDS encoding DsbA family protein: MRGKKLYLVVALAAVAALVAGYVLYSKTGGKTLGAGAVTAPAECGSGPAVLVVYKKGQEDLAMLVEELLKRQLVDHLPQGTRFCRATAGDTGLTGLRVYPAILVRAENVSAMLSSALLNETVGGEWRPMRYDYTAAFETQIALQFGLPLPVYQYRARLLVVEGSTPLATIDQAALEPGSRIMALLSAVFVANITGVEYTKEPPAGANPSSLPAAYAVSSDPLDQGVPGVQRLGDNVYASTDIDLAEVFLQLGVAKAVEKTGAPPGIEGHPAIGSGRMHIAIYEDFACPYCAEFYNKTFPAIKEMIDSGQVTFHIVDLIVHLNENVTKLHKLLLCYYNATGDPGAYLDEAIRIYSEVAKLYRDANITSTAEFYNRIGAILEEEKARLGVDPDCEAAALVDKATHDAAQAGLRGTPSFAIWVEGSDRVLYITGYRDAEFFKQLVESLQQQG; the protein is encoded by the coding sequence TTGCGTGGAAAGAAGCTATACCTCGTAGTAGCCCTGGCTGCTGTCGCAGCCCTAGTAGCCGGCTACGTCCTCTACAGCAAGACCGGAGGCAAAACCCTGGGAGCAGGAGCCGTCACCGCTCCCGCTGAGTGCGGCAGCGGACCCGCCGTACTCGTGGTCTACAAGAAGGGCCAGGAAGACCTAGCAATGCTCGTCGAGGAGCTCCTAAAGAGGCAGCTCGTGGACCACCTGCCGCAGGGCACGAGGTTCTGCCGAGCCACCGCTGGGGATACCGGGCTCACAGGGCTACGGGTCTATCCGGCTATACTGGTGCGCGCTGAGAACGTCAGCGCAATGCTGTCCAGCGCGCTCCTCAACGAGACCGTGGGCGGCGAGTGGCGCCCGATGCGCTACGACTACACAGCCGCGTTCGAGACGCAGATAGCGCTACAGTTCGGCCTACCGCTCCCAGTCTACCAGTACAGGGCTAGGCTCCTCGTGGTCGAGGGCTCCACGCCGCTCGCCACAATAGACCAGGCAGCCCTTGAGCCTGGTAGCCGCATAATGGCGCTGCTCTCAGCCGTGTTCGTGGCCAACATAACCGGGGTGGAGTACACCAAGGAGCCGCCAGCGGGCGCTAACCCCTCCAGCTTGCCGGCAGCATACGCGGTGTCGAGCGATCCGCTGGACCAGGGTGTCCCAGGGGTACAGAGGCTCGGGGACAACGTCTACGCCTCGACAGACATAGACCTGGCCGAGGTGTTCCTCCAGCTAGGCGTAGCCAAGGCGGTCGAGAAGACCGGGGCGCCGCCGGGCATAGAGGGGCACCCCGCGATAGGCAGCGGCAGGATGCACATAGCGATATACGAGGACTTCGCCTGCCCCTACTGCGCCGAGTTCTACAACAAGACCTTCCCAGCCATAAAGGAGATGATAGACAGCGGCCAGGTGACGTTCCACATAGTAGACCTCATAGTACACCTCAACGAGAACGTGACCAAGCTACACAAGCTGCTACTATGCTACTACAACGCCACCGGCGACCCAGGGGCATACCTCGATGAGGCCATCCGCATATACAGCGAGGTAGCCAAGCTCTACCGTGACGCCAACATAACCTCCACGGCGGAGTTCTACAACAGGATAGGGGCGATACTAGAGGAGGAGAAGGCAAGGCTCGGCGTAGACCCCGACTGCGAGGCAGCAGCACTAGTAGACAAGGCGACCCACGACGCAGCCCAGGCCGGGCTACGCGGCACCCCCAGCTTCGCCATATGGGTAGAGGGGAGCGACCGGGTGCTCTACATAACCGGGTACCGCGACGCCGAGTTCTTCAAACAGCTAGTAGAGTCCTTGCAGCAGCAGGGCTAG
- a CDS encoding nucleotidyltransferase domain-containing protein has translation MLASFICTFFYISSCTLSGSPREGLWGVLLLHLREEAVSRLLRGAKGIGEEFGGLMAIRGARGFVLIGCGGHLVRCGRRAPGLLCGGRMVGCRKLLRVVRRVVEGFGLGPGGYVVVFGSAAEGRCSGLSDVDLAVRGFSPVEAGRLAEAVEAETGRRVEVVLVERASLPLLYEALVRGAFVGGDYQAFVEDRWRALVEWLDYREAYEEMHRSYRRRVLAV, from the coding sequence TTGCTGGCAAGCTTTATCTGCACGTTCTTCTATATATCGTCTTGCACTTTATCCGGGTCTCCGAGAGAGGGGCTCTGGGGCGTCTTACTGCTGCATCTCCGCGAGGAGGCGGTGTCTAGGCTGCTGCGTGGCGCCAAGGGTATCGGCGAGGAGTTCGGAGGACTGATGGCTATTCGTGGTGCTCGGGGCTTTGTGCTTATAGGCTGTGGAGGGCACCTGGTACGCTGTGGTCGTAGGGCTCCTGGCCTGCTGTGTGGTGGCAGGATGGTTGGCTGTAGGAAGCTTCTCCGGGTGGTTAGGCGTGTTGTAGAGGGGTTTGGGCTAGGGCCTGGTGGCTATGTCGTGGTGTTCGGTAGTGCTGCTGAAGGGCGGTGTAGTGGGCTTAGTGACGTGGATCTTGCTGTCCGCGGCTTTTCTCCGGTGGAGGCTGGTAGGCTAGCAGAGGCTGTCGAGGCTGAAACAGGTAGGCGTGTGGAGGTGGTATTGGTTGAAAGAGCTAGTCTGCCGCTGCTCTACGAGGCGCTTGTGAGGGGTGCCTTTGTGGGTGGCGACTACCAGGCTTTTGTGGAGGACCGGTGGAGGGCTCTAGTAGAGTGGCTGGACTACCGGGAAGCTTATGAGGAGATGCACCGGTCCTATCGCCGCCGCGTGCTCGCAGTCTAG